Part of the Dermatophilus congolensis genome is shown below.
CTGAAGAGGTTGTGTCGTTCGGCCTGGACGGTGTCCAGTACGAGATTGACCTGAGCAAGGAAAATGCTGAGAAGCTGCGTGCTTCCTTGCAGGAGTGGGTCGAGAAGGCACGCCGTGCTGGTGGCCGTCGTGTTGCGGGTCGTCGTACCCCTGGTTCGGGTTCAGGTTCGGGACGCCGTAATGACCTGAATGAGATTCGTCAGTGGGGTCGTGAAAACGGGTTCAAGGTTTCTGACCGTGGGCGTGTTTCCCGTGAGGTTGAAGAAGCCTACGATCGGGCTCACAACTGATTATTTAATGATCGTTCAGAGCGCTGTTTTGGTGCTCTGTGTGATCGATATAGCTTTTTTCGGAGGGGCGGACCTTGTGGGGTCCGCCCCTCCGTATTGTTGTTGTCAATGATTGGGTGGTGTTTCGCATGGTGAATCGCAGAGCAGATCAGGCGGATTCTTCTGATGCTTTGAGAAGTCATCGCCGGGCTTTTTCGTTTTCGGTGGACGGTTTTGTTCTTGCGATTTTGGGTGCGGTGGGGCTTGCTTCGCTATTACCGATCTCTGGTGTGGCGGCACTCGTTTTTGATGATGTAACGACAGTAGCGATCGCTGTGTTGTTCTTCATGTACGGCGGAAGGTTGTCTCGTGAAGAGGTGTGGGTGGGCTTTCGGCATTGGCAGTTGCATCTGACGATTCTGGGTTTTACTTTCGTGGTTTTTCCAGTTATTGGTCAGGTTCTGCGTTTGTTGGAGTCGTGGATGTTGTCGCCGGAACTGATGGCGGGAGTGTTGTTTTTATGCGCTGTTCCTTCGACAGTTCAGTCGTCGATCACGTTCACATCTATTTCGGGTGGAAATGTTGCTGGGGCGGTAGTTAGTGCCTCGTTGAGTAATCTTCTGGGGGTGGTTATTACTCCGGTGCTTGTGGTCATCACCATGGGTGGCGCAGGTGGGTTCACGATCTCGGGGTCATCGGTTGTCGATCTTGTTTTGCATATTCTTGTTCCCTTTTTGGTGGGGCAGTGTGTGCAGCCATGGGTGAGTGGATGGCTGAAGCGCAACCATGCCTGGTTGAAGCGAGTGGATCAGGGCATCATCGTTGCGGTGGTGTACTCAGCGTTTTCGCGAGGCATGGTCGAGCGGATGTGGTTGAGGGTGTCGGTGGGGGATTTGGTGGTGTTGCTGGTGTTGGTGGTGGTTGTGTTGGCGTTTGTTTTATGGCTGACGTGGTGGCTTTCGGGGGTGTTGGGGTTTGAGCGGGCTGATCGCATTGCGATCCAGTTTTGTGGCACGAAAAAGTCGTTGGCTACAGGGGTGCCGATGGCGTTGGTGTTGTTTCCCGGGGCGACGGTTGGGCTGATGGTGTTGCCGATCATGCTGTTTCATCAGGCTCAGTTGATGGTGTGTGCGGTGTTGGCGCGCAGGCATTCGCTGGTGGAGTCACGGCAGAGGTGAGGACGCCCACAACATGCTTTGACCGTCTGGTGTGTCGGTGTCCATGCTGTCGTGAGGAGTTCTGTGGCTGTAAGTGACCTGCGAAGGAAAGGGAGTTAAGTGGCGGATTGAGCCGGGTCAACTCAAGTTTTTGGCTCGGTGGGAACAATTGACTGGGGTGTCTTGTTGTTCTTTTCGAATACCGTCGGAGGACTTGACATCCTTGAGGTGATGATGCGAGTTCGCCTCTGCGTCACTCAAAACACGTCACTGATCGCGACGGTCTATACGGATAGCATCGAGGGAACTCGACAGCGAGGGAGCAATACATGTTCGAGAGGTTCACGGATCGGGCCCGTCGTGTGGTGGTGCTCGCGCAAGAAGAAGCGCGGATGCTTAACCACAACTACATCGGGACCGAGCACATCCTCCTTGGTCTCATTCATGAGGGCGAGGGTGTCGCCGCTAAGGCATTGGAGAGCCTCGGCATCTCGCTGGATGCAGTGCGTGAGCAGGTGCAGGAAATCATCGGCCAGGGCACTCAGGCGCCCAGCGGGCACATCCCATTCACTCCGCGCGCTAAGAAGGTCCTCGAACTGTCGCTGCGTGAGGCGCTGCAGCTTGGCCACAACTACATCGGGACCGAGCACATCCTGCTCGGGTTGATCCGTGAAGGCGAAGGTGTCGCGGCACAGGTTTTGGTCAAGCTCGGCGCAGACCTGAACAAGGTCCGCCAGACCGTGATCCAGCTGCTTTCTGGCTACCAAGGCAAAGAAACAGCTGGCGCTGGCGTAGGTGCTGGAGCTAGTGGACAGGCCGAAGGCACCCCTGCAGGTTCGCTCGTGCTGGACCAGTTCGGTAGGAACCTCACCCAGGCCGCGCGTGAAAACAAACTTGACCCAGTCATCGGCCGGGCTAAAGAGATCGAGCGGGTTATGCAGGTGCTCTCCCGCCGCACTAAGAACAACCCAATCCTCATTGGTGAGCCCGGCGTTGGAAAGACAGCTGTGGTTGAGGGGCTGGCGCAAGACATCGTGCGCGGTGAAGTCCCAGAAACGTTGAAAGACAAGCATATTTACACCCTGGACTTGGGTGCTCTGGTGGCTGGCTCGCGGTACCGCGGTGACTTCGAAGAGCGACTGAAAAAAGTCCTCAAAGAGATCAAGACGCGTGGCGACATCATCCTGTTCATTGATGAGATCCACACACTTGTTGGAGCTGGCGCGGCCGAAGGCGCGATCGATGCAGCCAGCATTCTCAAGCCGATGCTGGCTCGTGGGGAGCTGCAAACCATCGGTGCAACGACCCTGGATGAGTACCGCAAGCACATTGAGAAAGACCCGGCACTGGAACGCCGTTTCCAGCCGATTCAGGTGGCCGAGCCGTCGCTGGCTCACACGATCGAGATTCTTAAAGGCCTGCGTGACCGGTACGAAGCGCACCACCGCGTTTCCATTACAGATGCAGCGCTAGTCTCGGCTGCCACAATGGCAGATCGGTACATCAACGACCGCTACCTGCCGGACAAAGCGATCGACCTTATCGATGAGGCAGGTGCACGCCTGCGGATCAAGCGGATGACTGCACCGCCGGACCTGCGCGAGTTCGACGAGAAGATCGCACATGTGCGGCGTGAAAAAGAAGCCGCAATCGATGGGCAAGACTTCGAGAAAGCAGCTTCGCTGCGCGATGACGAACGTCAGCTCATCGAAGCGAAAGAAAAACGCGAAACCGAATGGAAGAACGGCGATATGGATGTCGTCGCCGAGGTGAACGAAGAACTGATTGCTGAGGTACTCGCTGCCTCGACAGGCATTCCTGTCTTCAAACTCACCGAAGAGGAATCCAGCCGCCTGCTGCGCATGGAAGAAGAGCTGCACAAGCGGATCGTGGGCATGGATGACGCGATCAAAGCCTTGTCACAGTCGATCCGCCGTACCCGCGCTGGCCTGAAAGATCCGCGCCGTCCCTCCGGTTCATTCATCTTCGCTGGCCCCACCGGTGTCGGTAAGACCGAACTGGCCAAGACACTGGCGGAGTTCCTATTCGGTGAAGAGGACTCCCTCATCACCCTGGACATGTCCGAATTCGCTGAGAAACACACCGTGTCGCGTCTGTTTGGTTCCCCGCCCGGATACGTCGGTTACGAAGAGGGCGGCCAGCTCACCGAAAAGGTGCGGCGCAAACCGTTCTCGGTGGTTTTGTTCGATGAGGTGGAGAAAGCCCACCCGGACATCTTCAACAGCCTTCTGCAGATTTTGGAAGATGGCCGCTTGACCGATGCGCAAGGCCGCGTCGTGGACTTCAAGAACACCGTCATCATCATGACAACCAACTTGGGTACCCGGGACATCAGCAAGGCTGTCAGCCTCGGTTTCGCTCAGGTCGACGACAACACATCCAACTACGAGCGGATGAAGGTCAAGGTTCAGGACGAACTGAAGCAGAACTTCCGTCCCGAATTCCTTAACCGCGTGGATGACATCATCGTGTTCCCGCAGCTGAACGAGGAAGAAATCGTTCAGATCGTTGATCTGATGATCGCTCGAGTCGATGAGCGGTTGAAAGACAAAG
Proteins encoded:
- a CDS encoding histone-like nucleoid-structuring protein Lsr2 encodes the protein EEVVSFGLDGVQYEIDLSKENAEKLRASLQEWVEKARRAGGRRVAGRRTPGSGSGSGRRNDLNEIRQWGRENGFKVSDRGRVSREVEEAYDRAHN
- a CDS encoding bile acid:sodium symporter family protein encodes the protein MVNRRADQADSSDALRSHRRAFSFSVDGFVLAILGAVGLASLLPISGVAALVFDDVTTVAIAVLFFMYGGRLSREEVWVGFRHWQLHLTILGFTFVVFPVIGQVLRLLESWMLSPELMAGVLFLCAVPSTVQSSITFTSISGGNVAGAVVSASLSNLLGVVITPVLVVITMGGAGGFTISGSSVVDLVLHILVPFLVGQCVQPWVSGWLKRNHAWLKRVDQGIIVAVVYSAFSRGMVERMWLRVSVGDLVVLLVLVVVVLAFVLWLTWWLSGVLGFERADRIAIQFCGTKKSLATGVPMALVLFPGATVGLMVLPIMLFHQAQLMVCAVLARRHSLVESRQR
- a CDS encoding ATP-dependent Clp protease ATP-binding subunit, whose product is MFERFTDRARRVVVLAQEEARMLNHNYIGTEHILLGLIHEGEGVAAKALESLGISLDAVREQVQEIIGQGTQAPSGHIPFTPRAKKVLELSLREALQLGHNYIGTEHILLGLIREGEGVAAQVLVKLGADLNKVRQTVIQLLSGYQGKETAGAGVGAGASGQAEGTPAGSLVLDQFGRNLTQAARENKLDPVIGRAKEIERVMQVLSRRTKNNPILIGEPGVGKTAVVEGLAQDIVRGEVPETLKDKHIYTLDLGALVAGSRYRGDFEERLKKVLKEIKTRGDIILFIDEIHTLVGAGAAEGAIDAASILKPMLARGELQTIGATTLDEYRKHIEKDPALERRFQPIQVAEPSLAHTIEILKGLRDRYEAHHRVSITDAALVSAATMADRYINDRYLPDKAIDLIDEAGARLRIKRMTAPPDLREFDEKIAHVRREKEAAIDGQDFEKAASLRDDERQLIEAKEKRETEWKNGDMDVVAEVNEELIAEVLAASTGIPVFKLTEEESSRLLRMEEELHKRIVGMDDAIKALSQSIRRTRAGLKDPRRPSGSFIFAGPTGVGKTELAKTLAEFLFGEEDSLITLDMSEFAEKHTVSRLFGSPPGYVGYEEGGQLTEKVRRKPFSVVLFDEVEKAHPDIFNSLLQILEDGRLTDAQGRVVDFKNTVIIMTTNLGTRDISKAVSLGFAQVDDNTSNYERMKVKVQDELKQNFRPEFLNRVDDIIVFPQLNEEEIVQIVDLMIARVDERLKDKDMGLELTDAAKRWLAKRGYDPVLGARPLRRAIQRNIEDVLSEKILFGEVGAGEVVTIDTEGEGEDEKLSFTGTYRKEVDELIASTEGADSSDNADSGTDVPRSDGSDGTGEASAAQS